The Nocardioides panzhihuensis genome has a segment encoding these proteins:
- a CDS encoding mandelate racemase/muconate lactonizing enzyme family protein: MKITAIEAIPFAIPYRKPLRFASGEVHAAEHVLVRVHTDDGVVGVAEAPPRPFTYGETQTGIIAVIDQLFAPQLAGLTLLERETARALMDRTVGNPTAKSAVDMAMWDALGKTLDLRVVDLLGAFTDRMRVSHMLGFDSPEAMVAEAERMREAYGISTFKVKVGRSPIELDTAVVRALRERFGAEIELYVDGNRGWTAAEAARAMRQMADLDLLFAEELNPADDVLGRRWLVSQLDVPFIADESVPTAADVTREVLGGSATAISIKTARTGFTGSQQVLHLAEGLGLEVVMGNQIDGQLGTACTLAFGAAHRLTSRRAGELSNFLDMADDLLTEPLEIRDGELAVRPGAGLGVEIDPDKLDRYRTDN, encoded by the coding sequence ATGAAGATCACCGCGATCGAGGCGATCCCGTTCGCCATCCCGTACCGCAAACCGCTGCGCTTCGCCTCCGGCGAGGTCCACGCCGCAGAGCACGTGCTCGTCCGCGTCCACACCGACGACGGTGTCGTGGGAGTCGCCGAAGCACCACCGCGGCCGTTCACCTACGGCGAGACCCAGACCGGGATCATCGCCGTCATCGACCAGCTCTTCGCCCCGCAGCTCGCCGGGCTCACGCTGCTCGAGCGCGAGACCGCCCGCGCCCTGATGGACCGCACCGTCGGTAACCCGACCGCGAAGTCCGCCGTCGACATGGCGATGTGGGACGCCCTCGGCAAGACCCTCGACCTGCGGGTCGTCGACCTCCTCGGTGCCTTCACCGACCGGATGCGGGTCTCCCACATGCTCGGCTTCGATTCCCCCGAGGCGATGGTCGCCGAGGCGGAGCGGATGCGGGAGGCGTACGGGATCTCGACGTTCAAGGTGAAGGTCGGCCGCTCCCCCATCGAGCTCGACACCGCCGTCGTCCGAGCGCTGCGCGAGCGGTTCGGCGCCGAGATCGAGCTGTACGTCGACGGCAACCGCGGCTGGACCGCGGCCGAGGCCGCCCGTGCGATGAGGCAGATGGCCGACTTGGACCTGCTTTTCGCCGAGGAGCTCAACCCTGCCGACGACGTCCTCGGCCGGCGCTGGCTGGTCAGCCAGCTCGACGTGCCGTTCATCGCCGACGAGTCGGTCCCGACGGCGGCCGACGTCACCCGCGAGGTGCTCGGCGGCTCGGCCACCGCGATCAGCATCAAGACCGCACGCACCGGCTTCACCGGGTCGCAGCAGGTGCTCCACCTCGCCGAGGGCCTCGGGCTGGAGGTCGTGATGGGCAATCAGATCGACGGCCAGCTCGGCACCGCCTGCACGCTCGCCTTCGGCGCGGCTCACCGGCTCACCTCCCGCCGCGCCGGGGAGCTCTCCAACTTCCTCGACATGGCCGATGACCTGCTCACCGAGCCGCTCGAGATCCGCGACGGCGAGCTCGCCGTACGTCCTGGTGCCGGCCTCGGGGTCGAGATCGATCCGGACAAGCTCGATCGCTACCGCACCGACAACTGA
- the benC gene encoding benzoate 1,2-dioxygenase electron transfer component BenC, whose translation MTAIETEPTTGVTTHQVALSFEDGVTRFITVREDQTVADASYRQRINIPLDCRDGACGTCKALCESGEYDGGTYIEDALSDAEAADGYALPCSMKPRSDLALQIATTSEVAKTGAASYTGTVVGLDRLSPTTVELAIDIPNRGELAFLPGQYVNIAVPDTEVTRSYSFANAPREERLVFLVKLTEGGAMSTWLTERAAVGDEVTFTGPNGSFFLREARRPVLMLAGGTGLAPVLSMLRQLEVDGCDRGGRLVYGVSTDDDLVKLAEVGELVSRLPGFTWDHCVSDPGSTAANKGYVTSLVGDEHLHDGDVAIYLCGPPPMVEAVRTHVSGAGIEPTGFYYEKFALAVPAPAEASPASAETSPASGEASRVRVELETHPEARAVAGQVMLPALDLGSSGSAAVARDDGDVVRRIAGQLVAPASAPVGRGHFVQTPRASERVETNTVEDLIEFPEARSIGSQVTFARDDSVGLDTPPPSGSGGSTSEGAGSTSGGAGSTSGGAGSIGGDTTADGYTIGEEHPDISASDAIFEARAALEVGALDLTIGRLDSQQLAGYRLLAESTLPYVDGDCFLDAHGYTESNAAFHDYLFTLTGNGHLLAAYQALGVKGRMEEVLRNATWCHPRCTQDHLDIVEAFERGDRVAARDLIKAHSERSKETMRRAMAESAAATRPRLITPGRFAGQVVVVTGAAQGIGAQVARRVGAEGGAVVLADRSPLAGEVAAELTDQGAKAKAVECDLEHYEGASALVEQALAAYGRIDVLINNVGGAINFKPFTEFTPAQIDAEITRSLMTTLYACRAALPGMVEQRHGVIVNVSSAATRGIHRIPYSAAKGGINAITASLALEYADAGIRVTATAPGGTEAPPRRISRGTPQPRTDTEKAWFQAHIDQTLETSLMHRYGTLDEQAAAICFLASEEASYITGTVLPVAGGDLG comes from the coding sequence ATGACTGCAATCGAGACCGAGCCCACCACCGGGGTCACGACCCACCAGGTGGCGCTCTCCTTCGAGGACGGGGTGACCCGGTTCATCACCGTGCGTGAGGACCAGACCGTCGCCGACGCGTCCTACCGGCAGCGGATCAACATCCCGCTGGACTGCCGCGACGGCGCCTGCGGGACGTGCAAGGCGCTGTGCGAGTCGGGGGAGTACGACGGCGGCACCTACATCGAGGACGCCCTCTCCGACGCGGAGGCCGCCGACGGGTACGCCCTGCCCTGTTCGATGAAGCCGCGCTCGGACCTGGCGCTGCAGATCGCCACCACCTCCGAGGTCGCCAAGACGGGCGCCGCGAGCTACACCGGCACCGTCGTCGGCCTGGACCGGCTGAGCCCGACCACGGTCGAGCTCGCCATCGACATCCCCAACCGCGGCGAGCTCGCCTTCCTGCCCGGTCAGTACGTCAACATCGCCGTTCCGGACACCGAGGTGACCCGCTCGTACTCCTTCGCGAACGCCCCGCGCGAGGAGCGGCTCGTCTTCCTGGTCAAGCTGACCGAAGGTGGCGCGATGTCGACCTGGCTGACCGAGCGCGCCGCGGTCGGCGACGAGGTCACCTTCACCGGGCCGAACGGCTCCTTCTTCCTGCGCGAGGCGCGCCGGCCGGTGCTGATGCTTGCCGGCGGGACCGGCCTGGCGCCGGTGCTCTCGATGCTGCGCCAGCTCGAGGTCGACGGCTGCGATCGCGGCGGCCGGCTGGTCTACGGCGTCAGCACCGACGACGACCTGGTCAAGCTGGCCGAGGTCGGCGAGCTGGTCTCGCGGCTGCCCGGGTTCACCTGGGACCACTGCGTCTCCGACCCCGGCTCGACCGCGGCCAACAAGGGCTACGTGACGAGCCTGGTCGGTGACGAGCATCTGCACGACGGCGACGTCGCGATCTACCTCTGCGGTCCGCCGCCGATGGTCGAGGCGGTGCGTACGCACGTCTCCGGTGCCGGCATCGAGCCCACCGGTTTCTACTACGAGAAGTTCGCCCTCGCCGTGCCAGCCCCTGCCGAGGCGTCACCCGCGTCGGCCGAGACGTCACCCGCGTCGGGCGAAGCGTCACGCGTACGTGTCGAGCTGGAGACCCACCCGGAGGCGCGGGCCGTCGCGGGGCAGGTGATGCTCCCGGCACTCGACCTCGGATCCAGCGGATCGGCTGCCGTGGCTCGCGACGATGGCGATGTCGTACGCCGGATCGCCGGTCAGCTGGTCGCGCCGGCATCAGCACCCGTTGGTCGGGGCCACTTCGTTCAGACCCCGAGGGCGAGCGAGCGTGTCGAGACCAACACGGTCGAGGACCTGATCGAGTTCCCCGAGGCACGGAGCATCGGTAGCCAGGTGACGTTCGCTCGAGACGACTCTGTTGGTCTCGACACGCCTCCGCCTAGCGGCTCCGGCGGCTCGACCAGCGAAGGGGCCGGCTCGACCAGCGGAGGGGCCGGCTCGACCAGCGGAGGGGCCGGCTCGATCGGCGGGGACACCACCGCTGACGGCTACACGATCGGTGAGGAGCATCCGGACATCTCGGCCTCCGACGCGATCTTCGAGGCGCGGGCGGCGCTGGAGGTGGGGGCGCTCGACCTCACCATCGGCCGGCTCGACTCCCAGCAGCTCGCCGGCTACCGGCTGCTCGCCGAGTCCACCCTGCCGTACGTGGACGGCGACTGCTTCCTCGACGCCCACGGCTACACCGAGTCGAACGCGGCCTTCCACGACTATCTGTTCACCCTGACCGGCAACGGCCACCTGCTGGCCGCCTACCAGGCGCTCGGGGTCAAGGGGCGGATGGAGGAGGTGCTGCGCAACGCCACCTGGTGCCACCCGCGGTGCACCCAGGACCACCTCGACATCGTCGAGGCCTTCGAGCGCGGCGACCGCGTGGCCGCTCGCGACCTGATCAAGGCTCACAGCGAGCGGTCCAAGGAGACGATGCGGCGAGCGATGGCCGAGTCGGCCGCGGCGACCAGGCCGAGGCTCATCACCCCGGGCCGGTTCGCCGGCCAGGTCGTCGTGGTCACCGGAGCGGCCCAGGGCATCGGCGCCCAGGTCGCCCGCCGGGTGGGCGCCGAGGGCGGCGCCGTCGTCCTCGCCGACCGCTCGCCGCTGGCGGGCGAGGTCGCCGCCGAGCTCACCGACCAGGGTGCGAAGGCGAAGGCGGTCGAGTGCGACCTCGAGCACTATGAGGGAGCCAGCGCGCTGGTGGAGCAGGCGCTGGCGGCGTACGGCCGGATCGACGTGCTGATCAACAACGTCGGCGGCGCGATCAACTTCAAGCCGTTCACCGAGTTCACGCCTGCGCAGATCGACGCCGAGATCACCCGGTCGCTGATGACCACGCTGTACGCCTGCCGGGCGGCTCTGCCGGGCATGGTCGAGCAGCGGCACGGCGTCATCGTCAACGTCTCCTCGGCCGCCACCCGAGGCATCCACCGGATCCCGTACTCCGCCGCGAAGGGCGGGATCAACGCGATCACGGCGTCGCTCGCGCTGGAGTACGCCGACGCGGGCATCCGCGTGACCGCGACGGCCCCGGGAGGTACGGAGGCTCCGCCACGCCGGATCTCTCGGGGCACACCACAGCCGCGTACCGACACCGAGAAGGCATGGTTCCAGGCCCACATCGACCAGACCCTCGAGACCTCACTGATGCACCGCTACGGCACGCTCGACGAGCAGGCCGCCGCGATCTGCTTCCTCGCCTCCGAGGAAGCCTCCTACATCACCGGCACGGTCCTTCCCGTCGCCGGCGGTGACCTCGGCTGA
- the benB gene encoding benzoate 1,2-dioxygenase small subunit encodes MTLTQNAPAGAKLITHNMIEQFLYREARLLDDREFEKWLECYADDVVYWMPCWDDADLLTEDPQTEMSLIYYPNKGGLEDRVFRIRTERSSATSLPEPRTSHNFTNVEVIERRGDLVDVRFNWHTMYFRYKTIDPYYGTSFYTIDFSGEQPLIRRKTVVLKNDYIHHVVDIYHV; translated from the coding sequence ATGACTCTCACGCAGAATGCTCCCGCCGGGGCGAAACTCATCACGCACAACATGATCGAGCAGTTCCTCTACCGCGAGGCGCGCCTCCTCGACGACCGCGAGTTCGAGAAGTGGCTGGAGTGCTACGCCGACGACGTCGTCTACTGGATGCCCTGCTGGGACGACGCGGACCTCCTCACAGAGGACCCGCAGACCGAGATGTCGCTCATCTACTACCCCAACAAGGGCGGCCTGGAGGACCGGGTCTTCCGGATCCGTACGGAGCGGTCCTCGGCCACCTCGCTGCCCGAGCCGCGTACGTCGCACAACTTCACCAACGTCGAGGTGATCGAGCGCCGCGGCGACCTGGTGGACGTGCGCTTCAACTGGCACACCATGTACTTCCGCTACAAGACCATCGACCCGTACTACGGCACGTCGTTCTACACCATCGACTTCTCCGGCGAGCAGCCGCTGATCCGCCGCAAGACGGTGGTGCTGAAGAACGACTACATCCACCACGTCGTCGACATCTACCACGTCTGA
- a CDS encoding LysR substrate-binding domain-containing protein: protein MELRHLRYFAAVAETCHFGQAAAQLHIAQPALSQAIRQLESELDVTLFTRTTRQVSLTPAGEFLRTEAARVLAAVDDSVRGVRRIGAGRHGLVRLGLTGTASFSHLPGIARVVKRELPEVALEIQADLLTPAQCERLQSGALDLGVLRPPAVGEGLTLRTLEVEPLALAVPLDHRLAVEPVVALADLRTEPFVAYSARDSAVNEAVLRSCREAGFVPRREHEAPSTAVLLALVAAGLGVAVVPASVRALPLEGVVFRDLLDAGSIELSLAYRTDDDNPVVDAVIEVLEAADLFTAPRLEAPRFGVQP from the coding sequence ATGGAGCTACGCCACCTGCGGTACTTCGCCGCGGTCGCCGAGACCTGTCACTTCGGACAGGCCGCGGCGCAGCTGCACATCGCCCAGCCGGCGCTCTCCCAGGCGATCCGCCAGCTCGAGTCCGAGCTCGACGTCACGCTGTTCACCCGGACGACCCGGCAGGTCTCGCTCACTCCGGCGGGCGAGTTCCTGCGCACCGAGGCCGCCCGGGTGCTCGCCGCCGTCGACGACAGCGTTCGAGGCGTACGCCGCATCGGGGCCGGCCGCCACGGCCTGGTCCGCCTCGGGCTGACCGGCACCGCCTCCTTCTCGCATCTGCCGGGCATCGCCCGAGTGGTCAAGCGCGAGCTGCCCGAGGTGGCGCTGGAGATCCAGGCCGATCTGCTCACGCCGGCCCAGTGCGAGCGACTGCAGAGCGGGGCGCTCGACCTCGGGGTGCTGCGACCGCCGGCCGTCGGCGAAGGGCTGACCCTGCGCACCCTCGAGGTCGAGCCGCTCGCCCTCGCGGTCCCCCTCGACCACCGGCTCGCCGTCGAGCCCGTCGTCGCCCTGGCCGACCTGCGCACCGAGCCGTTCGTGGCCTACAGCGCCCGCGACTCGGCGGTCAACGAGGCCGTCCTGCGCAGCTGCCGTGAGGCCGGATTCGTGCCCCGCCGCGAGCACGAGGCACCCAGCACCGCGGTCCTGCTGGCCCTGGTCGCCGCCGGCCTCGGCGTCGCGGTCGTCCCGGCCTCGGTCCGGGCCCTCCCGCTGGAGGGAGTGGTCTTCCGCGACCTGCTCGACGCGGGCAGCATCGAGCTCTCCCTCGCGTACCGGACCGACGACGACAACCCGGTCGTCGATGCCGTCATCGAGGTCCTCGAGGCAGCCGACCTGTTCACCGCACCCCGTCTGGAAGCTCCCCGATTCGGAGTCCAACCATGA
- the catC gene encoding muconolactone Delta-isomerase encodes MLYHVRMDVRIPHDLDPDVRDDTIAREKAYAQELQRAGKWPHLWRIAGEYANFSVFDVESHDELHQILSGLPLFPYMDVQVTPLAKHPSDINN; translated from the coding sequence ATGCTCTACCACGTACGCATGGACGTCCGGATCCCGCACGACCTGGATCCGGACGTCCGTGACGACACGATCGCCCGCGAGAAGGCCTACGCGCAGGAGCTCCAGCGCGCCGGGAAGTGGCCGCACCTGTGGCGGATCGCCGGGGAGTACGCCAACTTCTCGGTCTTCGACGTCGAGTCCCACGACGAGCTGCACCAGATCCTGTCCGGATTGCCACTGTTCCCCTACATGGACGTCCAGGTCACCCCGCTGGCCAAGCACCCTTCCGACATCAACAACTGA
- a CDS encoding helix-turn-helix domain-containing protein yields the protein MQRIPDLDDALQDLSEVVGRRLVLLDEAMRVVGYSIHESDRDRRRLAHLLTHSDSWSVPRTFTQADIIEARPGLGRCLFVRLTERSHRIVGHLLMVLGDDEVPEDVRERLLGKAPELGDLLALRNAHAERDHRRARELTVDLVTGDPDSRAAAAEGLLGERVLSDSGRYCAVALGVDPRSTSSRDAEKSALAVSVTTSFVAQSSTASVVGAALPDGLGVLVFPRPVVVPRLTRLLQGPEVIGVRAGIGPLGAIEDVQHSFARARLAWRATCFAPQDHPIVLEWDRAGLDATLARLPLELLKTDDLPPAVRRLLDHGLGIDLLDTLDRYLGSGGDAQQTARMLNIHRSTLYYRLDKVREAIDEDLRDGVLRRELHTGIRMAQLAGLGPWAMDPRPGT from the coding sequence GTGCAGCGGATCCCTGATCTCGACGACGCGCTCCAAGACCTTTCCGAGGTCGTCGGTCGCCGCCTCGTGCTCCTCGACGAAGCGATGCGCGTGGTGGGCTACTCCATCCACGAGTCCGATCGTGACCGGCGCCGACTCGCGCACTTGCTCACCCATAGCGACTCCTGGTCGGTGCCGCGCACCTTCACCCAGGCGGACATCATCGAGGCCAGACCCGGACTGGGACGCTGCCTCTTCGTCCGGCTGACTGAGCGAAGCCATCGGATCGTGGGTCACCTGCTGATGGTGCTGGGTGACGACGAGGTGCCTGAGGACGTCCGCGAACGGTTGCTCGGCAAAGCGCCCGAGCTCGGCGACCTGCTCGCGCTGCGTAACGCCCATGCCGAGCGCGACCACCGGAGGGCACGCGAGCTGACCGTCGACCTGGTGACAGGTGACCCGGACAGCCGAGCGGCGGCGGCCGAGGGACTGCTCGGCGAGCGGGTCCTGAGCGACTCCGGTCGCTACTGCGCAGTCGCGCTCGGTGTCGACCCGCGCTCGACCTCCTCGCGGGATGCGGAGAAGTCGGCCCTGGCGGTCAGTGTGACGACGAGCTTCGTGGCACAGAGCTCGACCGCTTCAGTGGTCGGCGCGGCGCTGCCGGACGGCCTGGGCGTGCTGGTGTTCCCCCGACCGGTCGTCGTCCCCCGACTGACTCGGCTGCTGCAGGGACCAGAGGTCATCGGAGTACGGGCCGGGATCGGCCCGCTCGGAGCGATCGAGGACGTCCAACATTCCTTCGCTCGCGCGCGGCTGGCTTGGCGTGCGACCTGCTTCGCACCACAGGACCACCCCATCGTGCTGGAGTGGGATCGGGCAGGACTGGATGCGACCCTGGCCCGGCTTCCGTTGGAGTTGTTGAAGACTGACGACCTCCCTCCGGCAGTGCGGCGGCTGCTCGATCACGGGCTCGGCATCGACCTGCTCGACACGCTCGATCGCTACCTCGGCTCTGGGGGCGACGCCCAGCAGACAGCACGAATGCTCAACATCCATCGATCGACGCTCTACTACCGTCTCGACAAGGTGCGGGAGGCCATCGACGAGGACTTGCGTGACGGGGTGCTGCGCCGTGAGCTCCACACGGGAATCCGGATGGCGCAGCTCGCTGGTCTCGGTCCCTGGGCGATGGACCCTCGCCCAGGGACATGA
- the benA gene encoding benzoate 1,2-dioxygenase large subunit: protein MTAPLTESLGHIENVLSDAVVEDREAGIYRANRRIFTDEEIFELEMKHIFEGNWIYLAHESQVPNPGDYFTTYIGRQPVMITRDKDGELHCMINACAHRGAMLCRRKTDNRMTLTCPFHGWTFRNDGTLLKVKDPDDAGYPESFNTEGSHNLTHVARFESYRGFLFGSLNEDVLPLEEHLGDTVKVIDMLVDQSPEGLEVLRGASTYTYDGNWKVQAENGADGYHVTATHWNYAATTSRRNTGESKNTTKTVDAGSWGKSGGGYWSYPNGHLCLWTWAANPADRPLWDQMDVLKEKFGEAKGEFMVKGSRNLLLYPNVYLMDQFSTQIRHFRPISVDQTEVTIYCIAPKGESPESRAWRIRQYEDFFNASGMATPDDLEEFRSCFLTYQASAAPWNDMSRGAEHWHTGPDEVAEALEMPGVISAGAKNEDEGLYPVVHGYWADVMRAAVESVKGK, encoded by the coding sequence ATGACCGCACCGCTCACCGAGAGTCTTGGCCACATCGAGAACGTCCTGTCGGACGCCGTCGTCGAGGACCGCGAGGCCGGGATCTACCGCGCCAACCGCCGGATCTTCACCGACGAAGAGATCTTCGAGCTGGAGATGAAGCACATCTTCGAGGGCAACTGGATCTACCTGGCCCACGAGAGCCAGGTGCCCAACCCCGGCGACTACTTCACCACCTACATCGGGCGGCAGCCGGTGATGATCACTCGCGACAAGGACGGCGAGCTGCACTGCATGATCAACGCCTGCGCCCACCGTGGCGCGATGCTGTGCCGGCGCAAGACCGACAACCGGATGACCCTGACCTGCCCGTTCCACGGCTGGACGTTCCGCAACGACGGCACCCTGCTCAAGGTCAAGGACCCCGACGACGCGGGCTACCCGGAGAGCTTCAACACCGAGGGCTCCCACAACCTCACCCACGTGGCCCGCTTCGAGAGCTACCGCGGCTTCCTGTTCGGCTCCCTCAACGAGGACGTACTTCCGCTGGAGGAGCACCTCGGCGACACCGTCAAGGTGATCGACATGCTGGTCGACCAGTCGCCCGAGGGGCTCGAGGTGCTGCGCGGGGCCTCGACCTACACCTACGACGGCAACTGGAAGGTCCAGGCGGAGAACGGCGCCGACGGCTACCACGTCACCGCCACCCACTGGAACTACGCGGCCACCACCTCGCGACGCAACACCGGCGAGTCGAAGAACACCACCAAGACCGTCGACGCGGGCAGCTGGGGCAAGTCCGGCGGCGGCTACTGGTCCTACCCGAACGGCCACCTGTGCCTGTGGACCTGGGCGGCCAACCCCGCCGACCGGCCGCTGTGGGACCAGATGGACGTGCTCAAGGAGAAGTTCGGCGAGGCCAAGGGCGAGTTCATGGTCAAGGGCTCCCGCAACCTGCTGCTCTACCCGAACGTCTATCTGATGGACCAGTTCTCGACCCAGATCCGGCACTTCCGGCCGATCTCGGTCGACCAGACCGAGGTCACCATCTACTGCATCGCCCCCAAGGGCGAGAGCCCGGAGTCGCGGGCCTGGCGGATCCGGCAGTACGAGGACTTCTTCAACGCCTCCGGCATGGCCACGCCCGACGACCTGGAGGAGTTTCGCTCCTGCTTCCTGACCTACCAGGCCTCCGCCGCACCGTGGAACGACATGAGCCGCGGCGCCGAGCACTGGCACACCGGCCCCGACGAGGTCGCCGAGGCGCTGGAGATGCCGGGAGTCATCTCGGCCGGCGCGAAGAACGAGGACGAGGGGCTCTATCCCGTCGTGCACGGCTACTGGGCTGACGTCATGCGCGCGGCCGTCGAGAGCGTAAAGGGGAAGTGA
- the catA gene encoding catechol 1,2-dioxygenase, which translates to MTTDQTLQPTESSEAASAAASGASATERFAADKSPFDAVKDTPPERVDRLAKRVLNAIYDTIREEKVTYDEYNALKAWLIQVGKDGEWPLFLDVWVEHEVEKVATEHREGNKGTIEGPYYVPDAPEQGANGTIPMRDGESGTPLTWTGKVASTDGTPLDGAKVELWHADADGFYSQFAPGIPEWNLRGSFTVGADGAFEIHTIQPAPYQIPTDGSCGKLIAAAGWHAWRPAHLHVKVSAPGHELLTAQLYFPGDEHNDDDIASAVKPELVLAPVANGDGSVNVDYGFVLDPVRG; encoded by the coding sequence ATGACCACCGACCAGACCCTGCAGCCCACGGAGTCCAGCGAGGCCGCCTCCGCGGCCGCCTCCGGTGCCTCTGCCACCGAGCGGTTCGCCGCCGACAAGTCGCCCTTCGACGCCGTCAAGGACACCCCGCCGGAGCGCGTCGACAGGCTGGCCAAGCGCGTGCTGAACGCCATCTACGACACCATCCGCGAGGAGAAGGTCACCTACGACGAGTACAACGCGCTCAAGGCGTGGCTGATCCAGGTCGGCAAGGACGGCGAGTGGCCGCTCTTCCTCGACGTCTGGGTCGAGCACGAGGTCGAGAAGGTCGCGACCGAGCACCGCGAGGGCAACAAGGGCACCATCGAGGGGCCCTACTACGTCCCCGACGCCCCGGAGCAGGGTGCGAACGGCACCATCCCGATGCGCGACGGCGAGTCCGGCACGCCGCTGACCTGGACGGGCAAGGTCGCCTCCACCGACGGCACCCCGCTCGACGGCGCCAAGGTCGAGCTGTGGCACGCCGACGCCGATGGCTTCTACTCGCAGTTCGCGCCCGGCATCCCGGAGTGGAACCTGCGTGGCAGCTTCACCGTCGGGGCCGACGGCGCCTTCGAGATCCACACGATCCAGCCGGCTCCGTACCAGATCCCGACCGACGGCTCGTGCGGCAAGCTCATCGCCGCCGCCGGCTGGCACGCCTGGCGCCCGGCGCACCTGCACGTGAAGGTGTCGGCTCCGGGTCACGAGCTCCTCACCGCCCAGCTCTATTTCCCCGGTGACGAGCACAACGACGACGACATCGCCTCGGCGGTCAAGCCCGAGCTGGTGCTCGCTCCCGTCGCCAACGGTGACGGCTCGGTGAACGTCGACTACGGCTTCGTCCTCGACCCGGTTCGCGGCTGA
- a CDS encoding MFS transporter codes for MPDNTEITDEITRTKRGRQLTWVVALSALALMFDGYDLVVYGTVLPTLMADPGQIGQLSAGQAGTLGSYALVGVLVGALSAGAVSDRIGRRKVVLASITWFSLGMAATAFAESIAVFGTLRFLTGLGLGAILATVGALVAEFAPPERKNRLNAIVYSGIPAGGVAASVMALIIDPSGSNWRILMAIGAAPLVLLLPFAIAKLPESQLWLDSRGQVATGPAAQEAVGFSALARRPLAFPTAVLGLMSFSGLLLTYGLNTWLPKIMEDNGYGKAYALTFLLVLNGGAIVGGLLASYVADRTGAKKVVSTTFVLAGCMLLLLPLGLPLSVLFPAVAIAGVGTIGTQVLIYGLVANFYPTRARGAGVAWCAGFGRLGGIVGPIIGGALVAAGVGGTTAFQIFAGVAVLGAVVTTVVPRSPEEPVLDVALEDGVPA; via the coding sequence ATGCCAGACAACACCGAAATCACCGACGAAATCACCCGCACCAAGCGCGGGCGCCAGCTCACCTGGGTCGTCGCGCTCTCCGCGCTGGCCCTGATGTTCGACGGCTACGACCTCGTGGTCTACGGCACGGTGCTGCCGACCCTCATGGCTGATCCCGGGCAGATCGGGCAGCTCTCCGCGGGCCAGGCAGGCACGCTGGGCAGCTATGCCCTGGTCGGGGTGCTCGTCGGTGCGCTGAGCGCCGGAGCGGTCAGCGACCGGATCGGCCGCCGGAAGGTGGTGCTCGCCAGCATCACCTGGTTCTCGCTCGGGATGGCCGCGACCGCGTTCGCCGAGTCGATCGCCGTTTTCGGGACCCTGCGCTTCCTCACCGGCCTCGGGCTGGGCGCGATCCTGGCGACGGTCGGTGCCCTGGTCGCCGAGTTCGCGCCGCCGGAGCGGAAGAACCGGCTCAACGCGATCGTCTACAGCGGCATCCCCGCCGGTGGCGTGGCCGCCTCCGTGATGGCGCTCATCATCGATCCGAGCGGCTCCAACTGGCGGATCCTGATGGCGATCGGCGCCGCCCCGCTGGTGCTCCTGCTGCCGTTCGCCATCGCCAAGCTGCCGGAGTCGCAGCTGTGGCTCGACTCCCGCGGCCAGGTCGCGACGGGCCCCGCGGCCCAGGAGGCGGTCGGCTTCAGCGCGCTGGCGCGCCGCCCGCTCGCCTTCCCGACCGCGGTGCTCGGGTTGATGAGCTTCTCCGGCCTGCTGCTGACCTACGGCCTGAACACCTGGCTGCCGAAGATCATGGAGGACAACGGGTACGGCAAGGCGTACGCGCTCACCTTCTTGCTGGTGCTCAACGGTGGCGCCATCGTCGGCGGGCTCCTCGCCTCGTACGTCGCGGACCGCACCGGGGCCAAGAAGGTCGTCTCGACCACCTTCGTGCTCGCCGGCTGCATGCTGTTGCTGCTGCCTCTCGGGCTGCCGCTCTCCGTGCTGTTCCCGGCCGTCGCGATCGCCGGCGTCGGAACCATCGGCACCCAGGTGCTCATCTACGGGCTCGTGGCCAACTTCTACCCCACCCGGGCCCGCGGCGCGGGCGTCGCCTGGTGTGCCGGGTTCGGTCGGCTGGGCGGCATCGTCGGACCGATCATCGGCGGGGCGCTGGTCGCCGCCGGTGTCGGCGGCACGACCGCCTTCCAGATCTTCGCGGGCGTCGCGGTGCTCGGTGCGGTGGTCACCACGGTCGTGCCGCGATCCCCGGAGGAGCCGGTCTTGGACGTCGCGCTCGAGGACGGCGTACCAGCGTGA